The sequence CTGGCTCTTGGGGAACAGCCCTCGCACAGGTACTCAATGACAACGGCCATCAGGTCCGTATTTGGGGAAATATTCCTGAACAAATTGACGAAATCAATGAACAGCATACCAATAAACGGTATTTCAAAGAGATCGTCCTAGACGAGAAGATTAAAGGCTACAAGGATTTGGCAGAAACCTTAGACGGTGTGGATGCCGTTCTCTTCGTTGTACCGACCAAGGTGACCCGTCTGGTTGCCAAGCAAGTGGCCCAAGCTCTCAAGCACAAGGTCGTTGTGATGCACGCTTCTAAAGGTCTGGAGCCTGATAGTCACAAGCGCTTGTCAGAGGTCTTGGAAGAAGAGATTCCTGCTGAACTCCGATCAGAAATCGTTGTGGTTTCAGGACCAAGCCATGCAGAAGAAACTATTGTCCGCGATTTAACCTTAATTTCTGCCGCATCGAAAGATTTGGAAACTGCAACCTACGTCCAAAATCTCTTTAGCAACCGCTACTTCCGCCTCTACACCAACAATGATGTCATCGGTGTGGAAACAGCGGGTGCTTTGAAAAACATCATCGCAGTTGGTGCAGGTGCCCTTCACGGCCTCGGTTACGGTGATAATGCCAAGGCAGCTATCATTGCTCGTGGATTAACAGAAATTACCCGACTCGGTGTAGCCATGGGGGCCAATCCCTTGACTTACAGCGGTCTATCTGGCGTCGGCGACTTGATTGTTACAGGTACATCTGTTCACTCTCGTAACTGGCGAGCCGGCGATTTGCTTGGCAAAGGAGAGAAACTCGAAGATATCGAAGCCAATATGGGCATGGTTATCGAAGGGATTTCCACTACCAAAGCAGCCTACGAATTGGCACAAGAATTGGGTGTTTACATGCCTATTACCCAGGCCATCTACAGCGTGATTTACCAAGGGGCAAGTATCCAAGATGCTATCCAAGAAATCATGTCTGGTGAATTCCGCCAGGAAAATGAATGGTCATAAAGAATAAGGAGAATCCATCATGACAAAAAAAGTTAGAAAAGCCGTTATCCCTGCAGCAGGTTTGGGAACACGTTTCCTTCCAGCAACTAAAGCCCTTGCCAAAGAGATGTTGCCAATCGTTGACAAGCCAACCCTCCAATTCATCTTTGAAGAAGCCCTTCGTTCTGGTATCGAAGATATCTTGGTCGTAACCAATAAATCAAAGCGTTCCATCGAAGACCATTTCGACTCAAACTTTGAATTGGAACATAACCTACGTGAGAAAGGAAAAGATGACCTCTTGAAACTGGTGGATGATGCAACTGCCATTCGCCTTCACTTCATTCGCCAAAGCTATCCAAAAGGATTGGGAGATGCTGTCTTGCAAGCCAAAGCCTTTGTTGGAAATGAACCTTTTGTCGTGATGCTAGGCGATGACCTCATGGATATCACCGATGAGTCTGTTAAACCAATCACCAGACAGCTGATTGAAGACTATGAAGCAACACATGCTTCTACCATCGCAGTGATGCCTGTTCCACATGAAGAAGTTTCATCATATGGTGTCATCGCACCTCATGGTGAAGGAGTCAACGGCCTTTACAGTGTTGAAACCTTTGTAGAAAAACCAAAACCAGAAGATGCACCATCTGACCTTGCCATTATTGGTCGCTACCTTTTGACACCTGAAATCTTTGATATCTTGGAAAATCAAGAACCAGGTGCCGGCAATGAAATCCAGTTGACAGATGCCATTGATACCCTCAACAAGACACAGCGCGTATTTGCTCGTGAATTTACTGGCAAACGTTATGATGTCGGAGATAAATTTGGCTTCATGAAAACTTCGATTGACTACGCATTGACCCATCCACAGGTCAAAGATGATGTCAAAGACTACATCATTGAGCTCGCTCAACAACTCCAAGACGCAGAATAATCAAACCAATAAAAAAACAAGGACAGGCTATTCCCCTGAGCTAAGCAGGGAAATAACCTGTCCTTTCTTAATGTATTTCCAAACGAGAATCCAACAACAATAAGGCTTCTTCAAGCATTGTCAACAGACGATTACACTGCTCCAAAGCCAATTCAGGATGACGCTCCTGCCAATGGCTAATGTAATACAGCAAGCAACCCGACAGAGGCGACTGGACCATGCGCGCTTCTATCTTAAAATCCATGCGATGGTAGCCAAGTAGCGGATGCAATTGAAAAATCAGCTCTTGCTCTTTCAACTGACAGCTGATGCCCCATCTCCTGCACTCTTCCTCTGGCAACTGCCTATAGATTTCTAACAAACTAATTGGAGCTGAAGGTGTGAATTGGCTAGCCTGTGTATAAAACAAATCTCCACGGTCTCTCAATTCACCACTTCTTACTTTTCTGCGGTAATCATACCAGTGTCCCTCGCTTGCCAGATAAGCAAGAAAAGATACAAGTGCCAACAAAAAATATCCCAAGTCAGACCCTCCCATGTCCTATTGGCTAGAGCCTTGACTACTCGAAGGACTTATCCACAAGGCCGATCTAGCTTCTCCATTCACTATACAGTCTTTTCTGTAAAAAAGCAATTATTTGTATGCTCTGGTTATTCCACAAAAAAAGACCGACTGAAACGGTCCTTTTAAAACAAAAATCCTACAAATAAGAGACCAAAAAACAAGAGTAGATAGCCCACAAGGGCCCATCCTGTCTGCTGGGCAGTAAAGGTTTGTTTTTCCAGTCTTGGCGGCAGACAAACCACTGCCAAACAGCCACCGATAGCCCCACCAATATGACCTGCCATACTAATAGCTGGATTAAAGAGCCCCAAGGCTAGGTTGATCAAGAGCAAAGCTGTATAACGCTGCCCCAGGAGCTGAAGATAGGCACTTCTACTGTAATAACGTAAGAAGCCCATAGCAGCAAACAATCCAAATAAGGAAGTGGAGGCGCCTGCACCAACAACTCCAGGAGTAAAGAAGTAAACAAAGACATTTCCCATGATTCCCGAAAGAAGGTAGAGCAAGAAAAACCTCCGACTGCCAAATAAAGGCTCCAACTGATATCCCAAGGCATAGAGAGTGAAGCTGTTAAACAAGAAATGTTCCCAACCAATGTGGACAAAGATAGGGGAAATCAAGCGCCACAACTGAGTCGGATCATAACGCACCACTTGACCGTACATTCCACCGAATTCAAAAATCGTATAGGCTGTAGTGGTCTGCCCAAATCGAAACACTTGTATCAAAAGAAAAACAAGAGCCGTGACTGCCAACAAGGCATTGGTCACAGGATAGCGCTTATCAAAAAAGTTCTTCAAAAATCAACAACTCCTTTACTGGAATATCAAATACATCTGGTTCAAAATCATAGACTTGAAAGTCTGTCAAAGTCGATACCGTCTCCCCCTGATAATCTGCTAGGTAGCGATCATAAAAACCGCCTCCATAGCCCACTCGAAAACCCGCTTGATTCCAAGCTAAACCAGGAACATGGATCAACTTAACCACAGACTTATCCACAGGTTGTGAATAAGTCCCAGGTTCCCAAACTCCAAACCTAGATTTCACCAAATCATCAGGATTATATTCTACAAAATCCATACGCCCTTGTGAATAGGTCTTAGGGATGAAAATCTGCTTGCCGTCCTTTTGAGCCTGCTCAATCAGGTAAAAAGTGTCAAACTCATGGGGCATGGAAAGGTAGGTCCCAAGCGACTTTGAGCACTTATAGGTGTCAGATGAAAGGAGCCTTTCTGTTAGTTGCTGACTCCATCTTGCTCGCTGGCTACTAGTCAAGGCTTTCAATCTCTGCAAGACCTCTTGCCGAATTTCTTTTTTATCCACAGGAACTCCTTTCTTTTCAGAAAAAGACCGGAAAAACCAGTCTAGTTTGCTTTCATTTTCAAAAAATCGCTCAACTTATCCACAGCAAAGGGAAGCACTTCCTCTTTGGGACTGAGACGTGGATTGTGAAGGGGATAAGGCGTATCCACACCCAACCAGAACATAACACCCGGAACCTTGTTAAGCAGGTAGCCGAAGTCTTCACCCGTCATGGCAGGTGGACAGTCAATCATCTCCACTCCGTCAACACCTTCAAAGTAGGTCATGAGTTCATCCGCCAACTGAGGATTGTTCTCCACAGGCAGATAGCCGCTTGGATTGAGCTCGATGTCCAGTTCCACTCCAAAAGACAGGGCGATTCCCTCTGCCACTTCCCGCACCCGCTTTTGCACCAGAAGACTCATGCTCTGGGTCAAAGCCCGAATGGTGCCATGCAAGAAGGCCGTTTCCGCAATGACATTATTGGTCGTACCCGCGTGCATGGAGCCGAAGGTCACCACAGCCCCCTCAATCGGATCAACGTTACGGCTGACCACCGACTGGACCTGGGTCACAAAGTAGCTTGCTGCCACCAAGGCATCATTTGCGGTATGGGGAAATGCTGCGTGGCCACCCTTTCCTGTAAACCGTATCTTGACTTCACAGGTCCCAGCAAAGAGGGTCGCACGGTTGGTGGCCATTTGACCGACTTTGAGGTCTGGTCGAACATGGAGCCCATAAAATTCATCTGGCAACCAATCCCCGAAAGCTCCCGCTTCATACATGAGCATGCCACCTGCTAGATTTTCCTCCGCAGGCTGAAACAAGAAGAGAAGATTATTTTTCGGTTGCTGCTCTGCCATTTTCTCCAAAAGCCCCAAGGCAATGGTCATGTGGAAATCATGTCCGCAGGCGTGCATCCTGTCTGGGTGGAGGGACTTGAAGTCCAGGCCCGTCTCCTCCACGATCGGTAGACCGTCAATATCCGCCCGCCAGCCAATCGTTTTCTCTGGAGCAGAACCTGTCAGATAAACCAAGATTCCTGTCTTCCAAGTGCGGACTTGGGCAAAAGTACAATCTTGAAGTAAACCTTCGATAGTTTCCATAAGAAAGGCGTGGGTCTTGAACTCCTCCATGCCCAGCTCTGGAATCTGGTGGAGGGCCCGACGTGTCGCGATTAAATCTAGCATAGCTACCTCTTAAAGTGTCCGCAAAGCCTCTTCCAAGGCTGTTTTTTGTTGGGTTTGAGCGTCGATTTCCTTGATGATACGGGCTGGCACACCTGCTACCACTACATTTTCAGGAACATCTTGGGTCACAATAGCACCTGCGGCCACAACAGAACCGCTACCGATTTGCACGCCCTCGATAACAACAGCATTGGCACCGACCAAAACGTTGTCGCCGACACGAACTGGCTCGGCAGAAGCTGGCTCGATGACACCTGCAAGGACCGCACCTGCACCGATGTGGCTGTTTTTACCAACCGTTGCACGACCACCAAGGATAGCTCCCATGTCAATCATGGTACCTGGACCGATTTCCGCACCGATGTTAATCACTGCTCCCATCATGATAACGGCATTATCACCAATGGTCACTTGGTCACGGATAATGGCACCTGGCTCGATACGGGCGTTGATGTTACGCTTGTCAAGCAAGGGCACAGCTGAATTGCGGCCGTCTTGTTCTACAACGTAGTCCACATTTTCAGTCAAGTTTGCTAAGAGTGGCTCGACATCCTTCCAGTCACCGAAGAGGACATTGCCAAGCTTTGTCACTTCAGCAGGAACAGGCCCAGCCAATTCACCTTCAAAAGTTACTTTAACAGTTGTCTTCTTCACAGCATTACCGATAAAGGCAATGATCTCTTGGGCAGTCATTTTTTGTGCAGTCATAATATTTTCCAATCTATAAAAGTATTTTTACCATTATATCAAATTTTCAGAAAATTTGGTATAAAGAAAGAGAGTCTATGAAAAACTCTCTTTTTTATGTAACTATCAATTACTGAAGCAATTCTTCCACTTGTGAACGAGCAGAATCCATTGCGGATTTTAATTGGTCACGGACAGTCGTCACCGTTGTCAACAGCATATCTTTGACATCAGCTGGAATCTCTGTTTCGTCTCCACCGATCACTGCAAACTGTTGGTCCAAAAGTGCATACTGCTCTTCTAGTGACACAACCAATTGATCTCTCGTCTGCAATAAGGTGTCTTGTTGCTCTTCTGGGAGTTGGGCAATCAACTCTTCGAAATCCGCAATATAAGAATCCATTAAGGATTTAAAGGCAGCTTTAAAATCACCAATGGTCACAATGTTTTGAATTTCCTCATCAGTAAGGTAGGTCACCGTTGACTCTTTGAGCACTGTTTTGGAAGATTCAGTTGTCGAGGATGCAACGGTAGATGAGCTAGATGCTTCTGATGAAGAGGCACTTGTTGACTCTTTGCTTGTCGTAGAGCAAGCAGTCAATCCAAGCAGCACCAAGCCAGTAGCACAGAGCGAAAAGAGTTTCTTTTTCATAATTTATTCCTCCTATTTACTTATATATTAGTATAAAAAGGATCAAAAGTCAAAGCTATTCTTCTAATTTTTAGGTAAATTTCTGCCCCTTCACACAAGCAACACTATAGTCTGCCACAAGCCCGTCAGTATCTAGATGAATGCCGTGTAGAACCCCTCCGTAAACAGCTCCACCGTCGATTCCCATTTTTCCATCTGGACTGGTCCAAATCTGACTGATACGGAGTTTGGTCTGATAAAGATTGTAAACAGGGGTATGTCCAAAGACAATGGTTTTACCTGTGGTATTTTCCGCTTCATGAAAGGCAGTTCGCAACCAAACCTTGTCATGCTCACTAGTCTCTCTCCAGTCTGTCAAGGTCAGATCAATGCCCGCATGGACAAAAATATAGCGCTCGGTCTCCAGATGATAGGGGCAAGACTTGAGAAAGTCAATCATATCCGCATATTGCTCCATCACCGCATTTGCATCCACCAGACCATCCACAGGGGCATCCAAGGGACGGCCCAGTAGAGAATTGATGGTCGTATCGCCACCATTTCTCCGATAGTGGTCATAGCGTTCCAAAGGATTCCGCAACCAGGCCAACAACATCCGTTCATGATTACCTGTTAAACAAATCGCTCCCTTTTCACGCACCAGCTGCCAGACCAGCTCTAGACAGCCCTTTGAATTTTCACCACGGTCAATCACATCACCAAGAAAAATAAGCTGTTGTCTCTCTTCATCCCATTTTTTTAAAATATCGAGCAGCAATTCAAATTTACCGTGAATATCACCTACTACAAAAAATTCTATTTTCATCCGATCTCCTATTTCTACTGCACTATTGTACCATAAGAAATTGGATAGACAAAAATCCCTTGTTTACTAGCTACAATCAATGATTTGCCGACTAGTAAACAAGAGAAATGGTGGCCATAGTTATGCAAATAACTGAACGATACTATTTTCCTGTAATTCTGGCATCTTATCCACTGCTACATGAAGCGTCCCTGGCAGAGAGCCTTCTGAGGACCCATCTAAAGCAATCGTGATATGACCCAAGGCAGAAAGATTTTGTTCCACTACAGAGCCAACTGCTGTGATTGGATAAGCTCTTCCATCAATAACCAGTTGACCTCCAACTCGGATAGAACCTGACAAATCCTTATTACTTATCTTGTAGCAGTAGTCTGCCAAATCTGCAGGAGCCTCCATGCCAAATAGAATCAGCATATTTGCTTCCATAATCATACTTGGAGCCTGTTCCCCAACACTTACAATAGTTGCTTCAAAAATTTTTGTCATCCTTCTATCCTATCCTAATTTATTATTTCTATCTAACTATACAATCCAAAACTTGCTAACCACGCCACAATGACACGTGGAACCCCGTTTAGGAAACGTGAGTAAAGCACTGCTGGCACCCCAACTTCAACGGTTTCAGACTCCGCTTCTGACAAACCAAGTGCAACTGGAATGAAATCACAGCCATTCTGGGTATTAATGGCGAAGAGTGCTGGCAAAGCCATTTGCGGTGGGATATTGCCTTTTCCGATCTCAACACCAATCAAGGTTCCAATAATCTGGCTAATAACAGCACCTGGCCCCAGGAGCGGAGATAAGAATGGAAGCGAGCAAATGAAACCAATCAAAATCAAGCCCCAAATATTTCCTGCTAGCGGAACCATTAACTTGGCCAACCAGTTCCCTACGCCAGAACCTTGAATAATCCCAATCAACAGCGAAACAAAGGCCATGAAAGGTAAAATGGTATGCAACATCGTTTGGATGGCATCTCGTGCAGCCTGGTTAAAGGTGGCAACGACCTTACCAGCTCCCATACCAATCCGAGCAAT is a genomic window of Streptococcus sp. 29896 containing:
- the dapD gene encoding 2,3,4,5-tetrahydropyridine-2,6-dicarboxylate N-acetyltransferase, which gives rise to MTAQKMTAQEIIAFIGNAVKKTTVKVTFEGELAGPVPAEVTKLGNVLFGDWKDVEPLLANLTENVDYVVEQDGRNSAVPLLDKRNINARIEPGAIIRDQVTIGDNAVIMMGAVINIGAEIGPGTMIDMGAILGGRATVGKNSHIGAGAVLAGVIEPASAEPVRVGDNVLVGANAVVIEGVQIGSGSVVAAGAIVTQDVPENVVVAGVPARIIKEIDAQTQQKTALEEALRTL
- a CDS encoding PTS glucitol/sorbitol transporter subunit IIB, giving the protein MAYKSIKVVKGSGGYGGPLVITPTAEKHKFIYITGGGEKPAIVDKIAELTGMEAVNGFKTSIPDEEIALAIVDCGGTLRCGIYPKKGIPTINVIPTGKSGPLAQYINEDIYVSNVGVDQIRLADDSDEVTVTSVAEEKKPTYDTSKKITEQRAESSFIARIGMGAGKVVATFNQAARDAIQTMLHTILPFMAFVSLLIGIIQGSGVGNWLAKLMVPLAGNIWGLILIGFICSLPFLSPLLGPGAVISQIIGTLIGVEIGKGNIPPQMALPALFAINTQNGCDFIPVALGLSEAESETVEVGVPAVLYSRFLNGVPRVIVAWLASFGLYS
- a CDS encoding 5-formyltetrahydrofolate cyclo-ligase yields the protein MDKKEIRQEVLQRLKALTSSQRARWSQQLTERLLSSDTYKCSKSLGTYLSMPHEFDTFYLIEQAQKDGKQIFIPKTYSQGRMDFVEYNPDDLVKSRFGVWEPGTYSQPVDKSVVKLIHVPGLAWNQAGFRVGYGGGFYDRYLADYQGETVSTLTDFQVYDFEPDVFDIPVKELLIFEELF
- a CDS encoding N-acetyldiaminopimelate deacetylase, with amino-acid sequence MLDLIATRRALHQIPELGMEEFKTHAFLMETIEGLLQDCTFAQVRTWKTGILVYLTGSAPEKTIGWRADIDGLPIVEETGLDFKSLHPDRMHACGHDFHMTIALGLLEKMAEQQPKNNLLFLFQPAEENLAGGMLMYEAGAFGDWLPDEFYGLHVRPDLKVGQMATNRATLFAGTCEVKIRFTGKGGHAAFPHTANDALVAASYFVTQVQSVVSRNVDPIEGAVVTFGSMHAGTTNNVIAETAFLHGTIRALTQSMSLLVQKRVREVAEGIALSFGVELDIELNPSGYLPVENNPQLADELMTYFEGVDGVEMIDCPPAMTGEDFGYLLNKVPGVMFWLGVDTPYPLHNPRLSPKEEVLPFAVDKLSDFLKMKAN
- the galU gene encoding UTP--glucose-1-phosphate uridylyltransferase GalU; this encodes MTKKVRKAVIPAAGLGTRFLPATKALAKEMLPIVDKPTLQFIFEEALRSGIEDILVVTNKSKRSIEDHFDSNFELEHNLREKGKDDLLKLVDDATAIRLHFIRQSYPKGLGDAVLQAKAFVGNEPFVVMLGDDLMDITDESVKPITRQLIEDYEATHASTIAVMPVPHEEVSSYGVIAPHGEGVNGLYSVETFVEKPKPEDAPSDLAIIGRYLLTPEIFDILENQEPGAGNEIQLTDAIDTLNKTQRVFAREFTGKRYDVGDKFGFMKTSIDYALTHPQVKDDVKDYIIELAQQLQDAE
- a CDS encoding rhomboid family intramembrane serine protease produces the protein MKNFFDKRYPVTNALLAVTALVFLLIQVFRFGQTTTAYTIFEFGGMYGQVVRYDPTQLWRLISPIFVHIGWEHFLFNSFTLYALGYQLEPLFGSRRFFLLYLLSGIMGNVFVYFFTPGVVGAGASTSLFGLFAAMGFLRYYSRSAYLQLLGQRYTALLLINLALGLFNPAISMAGHIGGAIGGCLAVVCLPPRLEKQTFTAQQTGWALVGYLLLFFGLLFVGFLF
- a CDS encoding PTS glucitol/sorbitol transporter subunit IIA — encoded protein: MTKIFEATIVSVGEQAPSMIMEANMLILFGMEAPADLADYCYKISNKDLSGSIRVGGQLVIDGRAYPITAVGSVVEQNLSALGHITIALDGSSEGSLPGTLHVAVDKMPELQENSIVQLFA
- a CDS encoding NAD(P)H-dependent glycerol-3-phosphate dehydrogenase, whose product is MSQQTIAVLGPGSWGTALAQVLNDNGHQVRIWGNIPEQIDEINEQHTNKRYFKEIVLDEKIKGYKDLAETLDGVDAVLFVVPTKVTRLVAKQVAQALKHKVVVMHASKGLEPDSHKRLSEVLEEEIPAELRSEIVVVSGPSHAEETIVRDLTLISAASKDLETATYVQNLFSNRYFRLYTNNDVIGVETAGALKNIIAVGAGALHGLGYGDNAKAAIIARGLTEITRLGVAMGANPLTYSGLSGVGDLIVTGTSVHSRNWRAGDLLGKGEKLEDIEANMGMVIEGISTTKAAYELAQELGVYMPITQAIYSVIYQGASIQDAIQEIMSGEFRQENEWS
- a CDS encoding metallophosphoesterase family protein encodes the protein MKIEFFVVGDIHGKFELLLDILKKWDEERQQLIFLGDVIDRGENSKGCLELVWQLVREKGAICLTGNHERMLLAWLRNPLERYDHYRRNGGDTTINSLLGRPLDAPVDGLVDANAVMEQYADMIDFLKSCPYHLETERYIFVHAGIDLTLTDWRETSEHDKVWLRTAFHEAENTTGKTIVFGHTPVYNLYQTKLRISQIWTSPDGKMGIDGGAVYGGVLHGIHLDTDGLVADYSVACVKGQKFT